From the Oryzias latipes chromosome 22, ASM223467v1 genome, one window contains:
- the LOC101161932 gene encoding ataxin-3 — translation MFDRNLNMDSIFHEKQEGSLCAQHCLNNLLQGEYFTPVDLSSIAHQLDEEERMRMAEGGMGSEEYRTFLQQPSGNMDDSGFFSIQVISNALRVWGLELILFNSREYQSLMINPINEKAFICNYKEHWFTIRKLGQQWFNLNSLLTGPELISDTYLALFLAQLQQEGYSIFVIQGNLPECEAEQILGIMRVQQQQRPRLIGEDEAQTSSGSRSVARGQMDVVSDEAVDDDEELKRALALSRQEMDVEDEEADLRRAIQLSMQGSGMSNKSSESDVGNVKSEKRTVQSSTCGDKPGQNETLTAEELRKRRQAYFDRQAQPSIPRQLESHATSDSEKSNSMEDQQEKDTK, via the exons ATGTTTGACAGAAATCTAAACATGGATTCCATATTTCATGAAAAA cAAGAGGGTTCCTTATGTGCCCAGCACTGCCTCAACAACCTTTTGCAGGGGGAGTATTTTACCCCTGTAGACCTGTCCTCAATTGCTCATCAGCTTGACGAAGAGGAGAGAATGAGAATGGCAGAAGGAGGTATGGGTAGTGAAGAGTACAGGACCTTCTTACAG CAGCCATCTGGAAACATGGACGACAGCGGATTCTTTTCAATACAA GTAATTAGCAATGCTCTCCGAGTGTGGGGATTGGAGTTAATTCTCTTCAATAGCCGGGAGTACCAGAGCTTGATGATAAATCCAAT AAACGAGAAGGCCTTCATTTGCAATTATAAGGAGCATTGGTTCACCATACGCAAGCTTGGACAACAG TGGTTTAACTTGAATTCACTCTTGACTGGACCAGAGCTGATATCAGACACATATTTAGCTCTTTTCCTGGCACAGCTACAACAAGAAG GATATTCCATATTTGTGATCCAAGGGAATCTTCCCGAATGTGAAGCAGAGCAGATTCTCGGAATAATGCGGGTTCAACAACAGCAACGGCCCAGGCTAATTGGAGAGGATGAGGCTCAGACAAGTTCAGG AAGCAGATCCGTTGCTCGGGGGCAAATGGACGTTGTATCAGATGAGGCTGTGGATGACGATGAAGAACTAAAGAGAGCTCTGGCACTCAGCAGACAGGAAATGGATGTGGAAGATGAAGAAGCTGACCTTCGCAGGGCCATTCAGCTCAGCATGCAAG GATCAGGCATGAGTAACAAATCTTCAGAGTCTGATGTGGGAAATGTGAAATCCGAAAAACGGACTGTACAGAGTTCTACATGTGGAGATAAACCAGGCCAGAATGAGACACTTACTGCTGAggagctgaggaagaggagacaaGCTTATTTTGATCG GCAAGCACAACCAAGCATTCCACGACAGTTAGAAAGTCATGCAACCAGTGACTCTG AAAAATCCAACTCTATGGAGGACCAACAAGAAAAAGACACCAAATAA
- the ubr1 gene encoding E3 ubiquitin-protein ligase UBR1, which produces MAESKKHLDGLELSKEWQQASDCRAELLGYLKEQVPQIFCLRKEYSPQEEEELLQSRLLHPLECFLFGEDPQQGLEKLKQGSTSSQLCGRVFKEGETVYSCRDCAIDPTCVLCMDCFQDSVHKSHRYKMHASSGGGFCDCGDVEAWKIGPCCSKHDPGAATAMVTDEWVLEPDLCERVKKLFRVLLRYLTDFLVWEENFELSAELQPGTKENAYYCVLYNDEHHSYDHVIYTLQRSVNCNQDEAKTHTTLIDKEGRRAVKRGTLRSCQQAKDLIKSNSEHISLQPLRVEILHAVVMAHQTFAIRLGSWFQKIIGYSVGFRQVFCQVALEPNADRDRPCLISRLMLHDAKMYKGARKIVHELIFCSMLMDTEFKKLFAIEFTKYYKQLQKDFIVDDHERSISITALSVQIFTVPTLARQLMEECNVIRVIVDTIMYLLQEHLDDNNRFYFLGYNSDKFARIQIIFHDLRYVLISKPSVWTHQLRRQFVEGFRVFLGLLKCMQGMEEVKRQLSQHIAVEPEWEAGFTLQIQMRHILSMFQDWCASDEEILLLAFKECHTVLTRCDNQPFRKEAIDFYMCKHILHVQPYKVSQDPVSIHLPISRLFAGLYVLLCGTGVIEHLDNPESYDFTQLAEHPLRCIVLAAQVSAEMWRRNGLSLVSQVYYYQDVKCRDEMYDKDIIMLQIAASKMDPNHFLMLVLLRFELFEYFNGCCSSKDQDQLMQWNRLTEEMLYLLIVIIGERYVPGISRVTKEEVTMREVIHLLCIEPMAHSSLVKSLPENENYETGLEAVISKVATFKKPGVSGHGRYEVKKDRLIEFNPFFYHYSKSQHSKAEESQKKRKAKEGSEKALPPPVPPAFCPDFSNIVRLLSCDIIVHILRHVLQRAAEEQPTHWTEAMIQRALHLIGQALLEEKTQLEACTVEEVTFDFSLKARLIGSEQDKSVFYLLSKIKTLPSIDAQKDMIMWLLQMFDIIKCLREKSSPTVSMATESAKPEESAQDKEKAERKRKAEAAKLHRKRIMAQMSAMQKNFIESNKMLYDNMPESGIQGEPTPAAQSCAVKQKELCIAIGPQRGSTQAEREVLTCILCQEEQEVLPHAAAMVLTVCVQRSTVLTQCRGKIPTIKADGSGTYPLFTPPNLAIGTHTGSCGHVMHATCWQKYFEADQNTTRSRLHAELIIDLENGEYLCPLCKSLCNTVVPLIPLEPLSFDYENAGIIGQHLTLPHWIQVLTSRIKGLKALSQENDLIADGSGSSGVYGDSQPDFRSILSFGVQEPRRFSDSVTEMLVVCATTVHRVGLRTAPNELCPLVPVMAWNTCAFTIHAIENVLQEEDKPIFGSLQNRQLAGLKAIVQFAASQRLKCSQAVVQRHFKDMMGVLLPAMSRNNTPSILEVDFFHLLVGLVLSMPSLYQEEAVDLEPSSVSAAYNHLYIFHLVTMAHMLQVLLTSTDFPPAADGEETEEARAAAELYTTVSKQTGRLIPDLSGSSVAQRVKKGIEPFLRCAALFFNYLTGVHPPEELFQTSVTSQGQMEALCNYLALPFNVFQLFQDYRDTISLLLQRWCGSPAVAKALKGKTQTVSYPRRRNRLIDLPEDYSVLLNQASHFQCPKSTDDERKQPTLCLFCGVMLCSQSSCCLSQLDGEKVGACTAHAATCGAGVGMFLRIRECEIVLMASKSRGSTYPAPYLDDYGETDPHLGRGNPLHLCPERYRKLNQLWQQHCILEEIARSLEVVNVMFPFEWHML; this is translated from the exons ATGGCAGAGAGTAAGAAACACCTTGACGGACTGGAGCTCAGTAAG GAATGGCAGCAGGCTTCAGACTGCAGAGCCGAGCTGCTCGGTTACCTGAAGGAGCAGGTGCCACAGATCTTTTGTCTGAGGAAGGAGTACAGCccccaggaggaagaggagctccTGCAAAGTCGGCTCCTCCATCCTCTGGAGTGCTTCCTCTTTGGAGAGGATCCTCAGCAGGGCCTGGAGAAGCTCAAGCAGGGCAGCACCTCCTCCCAGCTCTGTGGCCGTGTGTTCAAAGAGGGAGAGACCGTCTACTCTTGCAG ggACTGTGCAATAGACCCCACATGTGTCTTGTGCATGGACTGTTTTCAGGATAGCGTGCACAAAAGTCATCGTTAcaag ATGCACGCATCCTCGGGGGGCGGATTCTGTGATTGTGGGGATGTGGAAGCCTGGAAGATCGGCCCTTGTTGCTCCAAACATGACCCAGGAGCAGCCACTGCCATGGTAACG GATGAATGGGTTCTTGAGCCAGACTTATGCGAGCGAGTTAAGAAACTGTTCCGAGTTCTGCTGCGCTACCTCACAGACTTCTTGGTGTGGGAGGAGAACTTTGAGCTTTCAGCTGAACTTCAGCCTGG gaCTAAAGAAAATGCGTATTACTGCGTGCTCTACAATGATGAACACCACTCGTATGACCATGTGATCTACACCCTCCAACGCTCTGTTAACTGCAACCAGGATGAagccaaaacacacacaacacttaTTGACAAGGag GGGCGGCGGGCTGTAAAGCGGGGAACCCTTCGTTCTTGCCAGCAAGCCAAAGATCTCATCAAA TCCAACTCGGAGCACATCTCCCTGCAGCCGCTGCGGGTGGAGATCCTTCATGCAGTAGTGATGGCTCATCAAACGTTTGCAATCCGCCTCGGCTCCTGGTTCCAGAAGATCATCGGCTACTCAG TGGGCTTCAGACAGGTCTTCTGCCAGGTGGCACTTGAACCAAACGCAGACAGAGATCGGCCTTGTCTCATCAGTAGACTGATGTTGCACGATGCCAAAATGTACAAAG GAGCTCGCAAGATTGTACACGAGCTGATTTTCTGCAGTATGCTAATGGATACAGAATTCAAGAAGCTCTTTGCAATAGAGTTCACAAAG TACTACAAGCAGCTGCAAAAGGACTTTATCGTTGATGATCATGAGAGGAGTATATCCATCACAGCTCTGTCTGTTCAGATCTTCACAGTTCCCACACTT GCCAGACAACTGATGGAAGAGTGCAATGTCATTAGAGTGATCGTTGATACCATCATGTACCTGCTGCAAGAGCATCTTGATGACAACAACCGCTTTTACTTTCTGGGCTACAATTCAGACAAGTTTGCTCGCATCCAGATTATCTTCCACGACCTCAG GTACGTTCTGATCAGCAAACCTTCAGTATGGACCCATCAGTTACGAAGACAGTTTGTGGAGGGATTCAGAGTCTTTCTCGGGCTTCTTAAATGCATGCAG ggtaTGGAGGAGGTGAAGCGGCAGCTTAGTCAGCACATTGCAGTGGAACCAGAGTGGGAAGCTGGTTTTACTCTTCAGATCCAGATGCGCCACATTCTTTCCATGTTCCAGGACTGGTGTGCATCGGAT GAGGAGATCTTGCTGCTTGCGTTTAAGGAGTGCCACACAGTTTTGACCCGATGTGACAACCAGCCCTTCCGTAAGGAGGCGATAGACTTCTACATGTGCAAACACATCCTCCATGTTCAACCGTACAAAGTTTCCCAGGATCCTGTCAGCATCCACCTTCCCATCTCCAGGCTTTTTGCTG GCCTGTACGTACTTCTGTGTGGGACAGGAGTGATCGAGCATCTGGATAATCCT GAAAGCTATGACTTCACTCAGCTTGCAGAGCATCCTCTGCGCTGCATCGTGCTGGCTGCTCAAGTCTCTGCTGAAATGTGGCGGAGAAATGGATTGTCACTCGTCAGCCAG GTCTACTACTATCAGGACGTCAAATGCAGGGATGAGATGTATGATAAAGATATCATCATGCTCCAG ATTGCCGCATCTAAAATGGATCCAAACCACTTTCTCATGCTGGTCTTGTTGAGATTTGAACTGTTTGAATACTTTAATGGATGTTGCTCAAGTAAAGATCAG GACCAGTTGATGCAGTGGAACCGTTTGACAGAGGAGATGCTCTACCTCTTAATCGTTATCATTG GTGAGCGCTACGTTCCTGGGATCAGTCGAGTGACCAAAGAGGAAGTGACCATGAGAGAAGTTATCCACCTGCTGTGTATTGAGCCCATGGCACATAGCAGCCTGGTTAAAAGCTTACCAGAGAAT GAAAACTATGAAACTGGTCTGGAGGCCGTCATCTCCAAAGTTGCCACATTCAA AAAGCCTGGAGTGTCTGGTCACGGGCGGTATGAAGTTAAAAAAGACCGGCTCATAGAATTCAACCCTTTCTTCTATCATTACTCAAAATCCCAGCATAGTAAG GCTGAAGAGTCTCAAAAGAAGAGGAAAGCTAAAGAAGGCAGCGAGAAAG CTCTGCCTCCCCCAGTGCCTCCAGCCTTTTGTCCAGATTTCTCAAACATCGTGCGCCTTCTCAGCTGTGACATTATCGTCCACATCCTGAGGCACGTcctgcagagagctgcagaggagcagcCCACCCACTGGACAGAAGCCATGATCCAGAGG GCCCTCCACCTGATCGGCCAGGCATTGCTGGAAGAGAAAACGCAGCTTGAGGCGTGTACTGTGGAGGAGGTGACATTTGATTTCAGCTTGAAAGCCAGAT TGATTGGCTCAGAACAGGACAAGTCAGTGTTCTATTTGTTGTCCAAGATCAAGACTCTGCCTTCCATTGATGCTCAAAAAGACATGATCATGTGGCTTCTACAG ATGTTTGACATAATCAAGTGCCTTAGAGAGAAATCCAGCCCAACTGTATCAATGGCCACCGAAAGCGCCAAGCCAGAAGag AGCGCACAGGACAAAGAGAAAGCTGAGCGGAAGAGGAAGGCGGAAGCAGCTAAGCTACATCGAAAGAGAATCATGGCCCAGATGTCAGCAATGCAGAAGAACTTCATTGAGTCAAACAAGATGCTGTATGACAACATGCCTGAAAGCGGCATCCAAGGGGAACCGACTCCAGCTGCACAGAG TTGTGCTGTAAAGCAGAAGGAGCTTTGCATAGCCATCGGGCCTCAAAGAGGCTCCACCCAGGCGGAGCGGGAAGTTCTCACCTGCATTCTTTGCcaagaggagcaggaggttTTACCACACGCTGCTGCCATGGTGCTGACAGTGTGTGTGCAGAGGTCCACAGTGCTGACTCAGTGCAGGGGAAAGATACCGACTATCAAAGCAGATG GATCGGGGACATATCCCCTCTTTACACCTCCTAACTTGGCCATCGGGACCCACACTGGCAGCTGTGGGCATGTCATGCATGCTACATGTTGGCAGAA ATATTTTGAGGCAGATCAAAACACAACCAGGAGCCGGCTCCACGCAGAGCTCATCATCGATTTGGAAAATGGAGAGTACTTGTGCCCGCTGTGCAAGTCCCTGTGCAACACTGTGGTTCCCCTCATTCCATTAGAACCACTATCATTTGACTA TGAGAATGCAGGAATAATTGGACAACATCTGACTCTGCCTCACTGGATCCAGGTCCTCACCTCCAGGATTAAAGGCCTCAAGGCACTCAGTCAGGAAAACG ATTTGATTGCTGATGGTAGCGGCTCCTCTGGTGTGTATGGAGACAGCCAACCAGACTTCAGATCCATTTTGAGCTTCGGAGTGCAAGAACC GAGGAGGTTCTCGGACAGCGTCACTGAGATGCTGGTTGTGTGTGCCACCACAGTCCACAGAGTGGGACTGAGGACAGCACCCAATGAGCTGTGTCCCCTGGTGCCTGTCATGGCCTGGAACACATGTGCCTTCACTATTCACGCAATAG aaaatgttttgcagGAAGAGGACAAGCCAATATTTGGATCTTTACAAAACAGACAG CTGGCAGGTCTGAAGGCGATTGTTCAGTTTGCTGCATCACAGAGACTCAAGTGTTCTCAGGCAGTTGTTCAGCGGCACTTCAAGGACATGATGGGTG TCTTGCTGCCTGCTATGAGCAGAAATAACACACCTTCTATCCTGGAGGTTGACTTCTTCCATCTCCTG GTGGGATTAGTTTTGTCCATGCCCTCCCTGTATCAGGAGGAGGCTGTGGACTTGGAGCCATCTTCTGTGAGCGCCGCCTACAACCACCTGTACATCTTTCATCTGGTTACCATGGCTCACATGCTGCAGGTCCTCCTAACATCCACAG ATTTTCCTCCTGCAGCTGATGGAGAGGAGACAGAGGAAGCACGAGCAGCGGCAGAGTTGTACACTACAGTGTCAAAGCAAACTGGAAG GCTAATTCCTGATTTATCTGGGAGCTCTGTGGCACAAAGAGTGAAGAAGGGGATCGAGCCTTTCCTGCGTTGTGCTGCTCTCTTCTTCAATTACCTTACAGGAGTACATCCTCCTGAGGAGCTCTTTCAAACTTCTG TAACCTCCCAAGGACAGATGGAGGCACTCTGTAACTACTTGGCACTTCCTTTCAATGTGTTTCAGCTTTTCCAGGACTACAGAGACACCATTTCTCTATTACTACAAAG GTGGTGTGGGAGCCCAGCTGTCGCCAAAGCCTTAAAAGGCAAAACCCAGACTGTCAG CTATCCCAGAAGAAGGAATCGTTTGATTGATCTTCCTGAGGATTACAGTGTTCTCCTTAACCAAGCCAGCCATTTTCA GTGTCCAAAATCTACAGACGATGAAAGAAAGCAACCAACTCTGTGCCTTTTTTGTGGGGTGATGCTGTGCTCGCAGAGTTCCTGCTGCCTCAGTCAGCTTGACGGGGAGAAAGTGGGAGCTTGCACTGCTCATGCTGCTACGTGTGGCGCTGGAGTGGGCATGTTCCTCAG AATAAGAGAATGTGAAATTGTCCTGATGGCAAGTAAATCCCGAGGAAGCACGTACCCAGCTCCATACTTAGATGATTACGGGGAGACCGATCCTCATCTTGG aaGGGGCAATCCGTTGCACCTTTGCCCCGAGCGTTACAGGAAGCTGAACCAGCTGTGGCAGCAACACTGCATCCTGGAAGAAATCGCCCGCAGCCTGGAGGTGGTCAACGTTATGTTTCCCTTTGAGTGGCATATGTTGTGA
- the LOC101158810 gene encoding photoreceptor outer segment membrane glycoprotein 2-like: MAVLKVKFTKTKRDKLAQVLWILNWISVVTGAVLFILGLFLKVEINKRVELMAERDIQYVPNMLIAVGLIACAINFLGGKICYDCVDTTKFLRWKLIMLPYIVCTFFFTFCVLVGALMCYSMRGELEESLTLGLTQAMRFYKDTDIPGRCFLKRTVDLLQIQFQCCGNSGYKDWFQIQWISNRYLDMSQQQVVDRLRSNVEGKYLMDGVPFSCCNINSPRPCIQQQVTNNSAHFHYEHQTEELNLWMKGCRQALLEYYTNIMQSIGLTVLITWLFELSVLTGVRYLQTSLENVLRQGDPDSESDGWLLENSFMETARINLNIIKSLGKNNHIDTAKNGDPNIDIPSTSKAHYGPDNVPPKTIKEAS, encoded by the exons ATGGCAGTCTTAAAAGTTAAGTTCACAAAGACCAAGAGGGACAAACTGGCTCAGGTCTTGTGGATCCTTAACTGGATCTCGGTGGTTACAGGGGCCGTCCTGTTCATCTTGGGACTCTTCCTTAAAGTGGAGATCAACAAACGGGTGGAGCTAATGGCTGAGAGGGACATTCAGTATGTTCCCAACATGCTAATAGCCGTGGGACTCATCGCTTGTGCCATTAATTTCCTTGGTGGGAAGATCTGCTACGACTGTGTGGACACAACAAAGTTCCTACGCTGGAAGTTGATCATGCTTCCCTACATAGTGTGCAcctttttctttaccttttgCGTGCTGGTGGGCGCTCTGATGTGTTACAGCATGCGTGGTGAACTGGAGGAGTCTCTGACTTTGGGGCTGACACAGGCAATGAGGTTTTATAAGGACACAGACATACCAGGACGGTGCTTCCTAAAACGCACTGTGGACCTGCTGCAGATACAGTTTCAGTGCTGCGGAAACAGCGGCTACAAAGACTGGTTTCAGATCCAGTGGATAAGCAACCGCTACCTGGACATGTCCCAACAGCAAGTGGTTGA TCGATTAAGGAGTAATGTTGAAGGGAAGTACCTGATGGATGGAGTTCCCTTCAGCTGCTGCAACATCAACTCTCCGCGGCCATGCATCCAGCAGCAGGTCACCAACAACTCTGCTCACTTCCACTATGAGCACCAGACGGAGGAATTGAACCTCTGGATGAAAGGCTGTCGCCAGGCACTGTTGGAGTATTACACCAACATCATGCAGTCCATTGGCCTTACAGTCCTCATCACCTGGCTGTTTGAG CTCTCAGTGCTGACAGGGGTTCGATACCTTCAGACCTCTCTGGAAAACGTGCTGAGACAGGGAGACCCCGACTCTGAATCCGACGGCTGGCTCCTAGAAAACAGCTTCATGGAAACTGCTCGCATCAATCTGAATATTATTAAGAGCCTTGGCAAGAACAACCACATCGATACGGCCAAGAATGGAGATCCCAACATTGACATCCCATCCACATCTAAGGCTCACTATGGGCCAGACAACGTCCCCCCAAAGACCATCAAAGAGGCCAGTTAA